A single Rubrivivax gelatinosus IL144 DNA region contains:
- a CDS encoding N-acyl amino acid synthase FeeM domain-containing protein: MTTDTIIVAPIGGQRTVRRPVSDGRALPARAPSADVPERVFRIRSADSYVCRQHANSLLKDRYAWRGYHAVSLPSDQTTNRITLSATENDDTIGTITVALDSAEGLSAEDAFPAEMEALRRQNRRVCEFTKLAIDPMSGSKRVLAALFHVAYIVAHRLRGYDALVMEVNPRHVRYYERMLGARIIGEERLNRFVNAPAVLLTIDFAYIREQIEAFGGRNDLDADERSLYPYAFSPREETGIIARLMTAQTPASPSIN; this comes from the coding sequence ATGACGACTGACACGATCATCGTGGCGCCGATCGGCGGTCAGCGCACCGTGCGGCGCCCGGTGTCGGACGGGCGCGCTTTGCCTGCCCGCGCGCCCTCCGCCGATGTCCCCGAGCGTGTGTTCCGCATCCGCTCCGCCGATTCCTACGTATGCCGTCAGCACGCGAACTCGCTGCTGAAGGACCGCTACGCCTGGCGCGGCTACCACGCCGTTTCGCTGCCGAGCGACCAGACCACCAACCGCATCACGCTCTCGGCCACCGAGAACGACGACACCATCGGCACGATCACCGTCGCGCTCGACAGTGCCGAAGGCCTGAGCGCCGAAGACGCTTTCCCCGCCGAGATGGAGGCGCTGCGGCGCCAGAACCGCCGCGTCTGCGAGTTCACCAAGCTGGCGATCGACCCGATGTCCGGCAGCAAGCGTGTGCTCGCGGCGCTGTTCCACGTCGCCTACATCGTCGCCCACCGCCTGCGCGGCTACGACGCGCTGGTGATGGAAGTGAACCCGCGCCACGTGCGCTACTACGAGCGCATGCTCGGCGCGCGCATCATCGGCGAGGAGCGCCTGAACCGTTTCGTCAACGCACCGGCGGTGCTGCTGACGATCGACTTCGCCTACATCCGCGAGCAGATCGAGGCTTTCGGCGGCCGCAACGACCTCGACGCCGACGAGCGCTCGCTCTACCCCTACGCGTTCTCGCCGCGCGAGGAGACGGGCATCATCGCCCGTCTGATGACCGCCCAGACGCCGGCCTCGCCGAGCATCAACTGA
- a CDS encoding AmpG family muropeptide MFS transporter encodes MPSSLAQRATALHRLAVVTLLGFASGLPLALTGQAMQAWLTTDGIDIATIGFLSLVGLPYTFKFLWAPLMDRFELPVLGRRRGWLVLTQLGLAGVLFLLSTTSPSASIRAFALLAVLVAFVSASQDVVIDAYRTDLLEHRERGLGASLNVMGYRLAMILSGGIALIWTDPGQGGGWTWPEVYRFMAGLMAVLAVLSALALPRLKTAPRQSTLARNDLVGFVAVLAAVAVGVFLTDRFGAVLAQALFGGLLAASSMAPTLQTRWLELAVLMMGLVFTLPLAGWAARAARFETLLGGLRSYFAQRGAAAFLLFIVLYKLGDAFAGSLMTPFLLKAMAFGSAEVGVVNKLIGLWLTIAGAVVGGALMLRLGLWRALLVFGALQMASNLGFWWLAVNGKGVMPGLLIPAFDWGFVHLAQPTPVDGGLLMVVAFENISGGMGTAAFVAFLMSLCNQRFTATQYALLSAFAAVGRVWVGPLAGVLAESIGWPSFFVLSTVLAAPALVMLVWLRDSVRALEVDPATAGATDD; translated from the coding sequence ATGCCTTCTTCGCTGGCGCAGCGCGCCACCGCGCTGCACCGCCTCGCCGTCGTCACCCTGCTCGGTTTCGCTTCGGGCCTGCCGCTGGCCCTCACCGGCCAGGCCATGCAGGCCTGGCTGACGACCGACGGCATCGACATCGCGACGATCGGCTTTCTGAGCCTCGTCGGCCTGCCCTACACCTTCAAGTTCCTCTGGGCGCCGCTGATGGACCGCTTCGAGCTGCCGGTGCTCGGCCGACGGCGGGGCTGGCTGGTGCTCACGCAGCTCGGTCTGGCCGGCGTGCTCTTCCTGCTGTCGACGACCTCGCCTTCGGCGTCGATCCGCGCCTTCGCGCTGCTGGCGGTGCTGGTGGCTTTCGTCTCGGCCTCGCAGGACGTCGTCATCGACGCCTACCGCACCGACCTGCTCGAACACCGCGAGCGCGGTCTCGGCGCCTCGCTGAACGTGATGGGCTACCGGCTGGCGATGATCCTGTCGGGTGGCATCGCGCTGATCTGGACCGACCCCGGCCAGGGCGGCGGCTGGACCTGGCCCGAGGTCTACCGCTTCATGGCCGGGCTGATGGCGGTGCTGGCCGTGCTGTCGGCGCTGGCGCTGCCTCGGCTGAAGACGGCACCGCGGCAATCGACGCTGGCCCGCAACGACCTCGTCGGCTTCGTCGCGGTGCTTGCCGCGGTCGCGGTGGGCGTGTTCCTGACCGACCGCTTCGGCGCCGTGCTGGCACAGGCGCTGTTCGGCGGCCTGCTTGCCGCGAGCTCGATGGCGCCGACGCTGCAGACGCGCTGGCTGGAACTCGCCGTGCTGATGATGGGCCTGGTCTTCACGCTGCCCTTGGCCGGCTGGGCGGCACGCGCGGCGCGTTTCGAGACCCTGCTCGGCGGCCTGCGCAGCTACTTCGCGCAGCGCGGCGCGGCGGCCTTCCTGCTGTTCATCGTGCTCTACAAGCTGGGCGACGCCTTCGCCGGCTCGCTGATGACGCCCTTCCTGCTGAAGGCGATGGCCTTCGGTTCGGCCGAGGTCGGCGTCGTCAACAAGCTGATCGGGCTGTGGCTGACGATCGCCGGCGCCGTCGTCGGCGGCGCGCTGATGCTGCGCCTGGGGCTGTGGCGCGCGCTGCTGGTCTTCGGCGCGCTGCAGATGGCCAGCAACCTGGGCTTCTGGTGGCTGGCGGTCAACGGCAAGGGCGTGATGCCGGGGCTGCTGATCCCGGCTTTCGATTGGGGTTTCGTGCACCTGGCGCAGCCGACGCCGGTCGACGGCGGGCTGCTGATGGTCGTGGCCTTCGAGAACATCTCCGGCGGCATGGGCACGGCGGCCTTCGTCGCCTTCCTGATGAGCCTGTGCAACCAGCGCTTCACGGCGACGCAGTACGCGCTGCTGTCGGCCTTCGCCGCGGTGGGCCGCGTCTGGGTCGGGCCGCTGGCCGGGGTGCTGGCCGAAAGCATCGGCTGGCCCAGCTTCTTCGTGCTGAGCACGGTGCTGGCGGCGCCGGCGCTGGTGATGCTGGTCTGGCTGCGCGACAGCGTGCGGGCGCTCGAGGTCGACCCGGCCACCGCCGGCGCCACCGACGACTGA
- the pyrE gene encoding orotate phosphoribosyltransferase, with product MNAPDALAQDFVKFSVGAGVLRFGEFRTKAGRLSPYFFNAGLFDDGAKLGRLASFYARRLLASGLEFDMLFGPAYKGITLAAAIAIELAREGRNVPFAYNRKEAKDHGEGGTLVGAPVAGRVLIVDDVISAGTSVRESIAMIRAAGATPCGVAIALDRQEKATDADGRDAELSAVQAVRAQLGLEVVAVATLADLLAYLRSGADPALEQYAPAVQAYRERYGV from the coding sequence ATGAACGCCCCCGACGCCCTGGCGCAAGACTTCGTGAAGTTCTCGGTCGGGGCCGGCGTGCTGCGCTTCGGCGAGTTCCGCACGAAGGCCGGGCGGCTGTCGCCCTACTTCTTCAATGCCGGGCTGTTCGACGACGGCGCCAAGCTGGGCCGTCTCGCTTCATTCTATGCACGCCGGCTGCTGGCCAGCGGGCTCGAGTTCGACATGCTCTTCGGCCCGGCCTACAAGGGCATCACGCTGGCCGCGGCGATCGCCATCGAGCTGGCGCGCGAAGGCCGCAACGTGCCGTTCGCCTACAACCGCAAGGAAGCCAAGGACCACGGCGAAGGCGGCACGCTGGTCGGCGCACCGGTCGCCGGCCGCGTGCTGATCGTCGACGACGTGATCTCCGCCGGCACCTCGGTGCGCGAGTCGATCGCGATGATCCGCGCCGCCGGCGCCACGCCCTGCGGCGTGGCGATCGCGCTGGACCGCCAGGAAAAGGCGACCGACGCCGACGGCCGCGACGCCGAGCTCTCGGCGGTGCAGGCGGTGCGTGCCCAGCTCGGACTGGAGGTCGTCGCCGTCGCCACGCTCGCCGACCTGCTGGCCTACCTGCGCTCCGGCGCCGACCCCGCACTCGAGCAGTACGCGCCGGCCGTGCAGGCTTATCGCGAACGCTACGGGGTCTGA
- a CDS encoding helix-turn-helix transcriptional regulator has product MLERQPAARPATPPLLPRSMTERTPTGGWARCLSLMLDEIDYGLLLLDTNGVVRWRNDRALAELDEAHPLQITSGRLGAQLPDDAARLATAVSDAAQRGTREMLTLGAGRQRVTLAVVPLAPDALEGQPATMLLLGKRQVCEDLSVRGFARAHRLTPAETRVLEALCAGVAPQKFAEHQGVRISTVRTQIGSIREKTGARSIRSLVRMVALLPPMVPALRGVVFEPMERWPLERATDAA; this is encoded by the coding sequence ATGCTCGAACGGCAGCCCGCCGCACGCCCCGCCACGCCACCGCTGTTGCCGCGCTCGATGACCGAGCGCACGCCGACCGGCGGTTGGGCCCGCTGTCTGAGCCTGATGCTCGACGAGATCGACTACGGTCTTCTGCTGCTCGACACGAACGGCGTCGTGCGCTGGCGCAACGACCGTGCGCTGGCCGAACTCGACGAGGCGCATCCGCTGCAGATCACATCCGGCCGCCTGGGCGCCCAGTTGCCCGACGACGCTGCACGCCTGGCCACCGCGGTATCCGACGCCGCACAGCGCGGCACGCGCGAGATGCTGACGCTGGGCGCTGGGCGTCAGCGTGTCACGCTGGCCGTCGTGCCGCTGGCCCCCGACGCCCTCGAGGGCCAGCCGGCGACGATGCTGCTGCTGGGCAAGCGCCAGGTCTGCGAAGACCTCTCGGTGCGCGGCTTCGCTCGCGCCCACCGCCTGACGCCGGCCGAGACGCGTGTGCTCGAAGCGCTGTGCGCCGGCGTCGCGCCGCAGAAGTTCGCCGAACACCAGGGCGTGCGCATCTCCACGGTGCGCACGCAGATCGGCAGCATCCGCGAGAAGACCGGCGCGCGCAGCATCCGCTCGCTGGTACGCATGGTCGCGCTGCTGCCGCCGATGGTGCCGGCGCTGCGCGGCGTGGTCTTCGAGCCGATGGAACGCTGGCCGCTGGAACGCGCCACCGACGCCGCCTGA
- a CDS encoding M48 family metallopeptidase produces MPNTFDTDARIDLPPMLHAMGCRCALHGRRLFTGALAAGAGMALAGPAVAQDGVRGDVGSESKFTKLVPAEDVEKAAAQQYEQMLREARAAKALAPDGHPQLVRLRAIADRIVPYTASWNRRASGWKWEINLIGSKQLNAFCMPGGKIAFYYGILKELQLSDDEVATIMGHEVAHALREHARERMGKTAATRIGAGLVSALFGLGQAGDTLLNMGSQLLTLKFSRDDESEADIVGMDLAARSGYDPRAGVSLWQKMIEANKNAPPEFMSTHPSGPTRIADIQAKLPKVMPLYERAAKPGRQYGPPARG; encoded by the coding sequence ATGCCGAACACCTTCGACACCGACGCCCGGATCGACCTGCCTCCGATGCTCCACGCAATGGGTTGCCGCTGCGCGCTGCACGGCCGCCGCCTGTTCACCGGCGCGCTCGCCGCAGGCGCTGGCATGGCGCTGGCCGGGCCGGCGGTCGCCCAGGACGGCGTGCGCGGCGACGTCGGCAGCGAGTCCAAGTTCACCAAGCTCGTGCCCGCCGAGGACGTCGAGAAAGCCGCCGCCCAGCAGTACGAGCAGATGCTGCGCGAGGCCCGCGCCGCCAAGGCGCTGGCGCCCGACGGCCACCCGCAGCTGGTGCGCCTGCGTGCGATCGCCGACCGCATCGTCCCCTATACCGCGTCCTGGAACCGGCGCGCCTCGGGCTGGAAGTGGGAGATCAACCTCATCGGCAGCAAGCAGCTCAACGCCTTCTGCATGCCGGGCGGCAAGATCGCCTTCTACTACGGCATCCTGAAGGAGCTGCAGCTCAGCGACGACGAGGTGGCGACGATCATGGGCCACGAGGTCGCGCACGCGCTGCGCGAACACGCCCGCGAGCGCATGGGCAAGACGGCGGCCACGCGCATCGGCGCCGGCCTGGTCAGCGCGCTGTTCGGTCTGGGCCAGGCCGGCGACACGCTGCTCAACATGGGCAGCCAGCTGCTGACGCTGAAGTTCAGCCGCGACGACGAGTCCGAGGCCGACATCGTCGGCATGGACCTCGCCGCGCGTTCGGGCTACGACCCGCGCGCCGGCGTCTCGCTGTGGCAGAAGATGATCGAGGCGAACAAGAACGCGCCGCCGGAGTTCATGTCGACGCACCCGTCCGGGCCGACGCGCATCGCCGACATCCAGGCCAAGCTGCCCAAGGTGATGCCGCTGTACGAGCGCGCGGCCAAGCCCGGCCGGCAGTACGGGCCGCCGGCGCGCGGCTGA
- a CDS encoding exodeoxyribonuclease III — MGFRLVTLNLNGIRSAANKGFLDWAAAAAADCMGVQEVKAQAADVAGRFERVGGLDGHFHYAQKKGYSGVGLYTRHEPSDVVGFDGGEFDAEGRWIELRFDKPGRKLSIISCYFPSGSSGEERQAAKYRFLDLLHPHLMALKAEREFILVGDVNIAHKEIDLKNWRGNQKNSGFLPEERAWMTRLLDTGVVDVFRRLNPNPEQYTWWSNRGQAWAKNVGWRLDYHLATPALAETARREQIFLAQRFSDHAPLTIDYEFTL; from the coding sequence TTGGGTTTTCGTCTGGTCACGCTCAACCTGAACGGCATCCGTTCGGCCGCGAACAAAGGTTTTCTCGATTGGGCCGCAGCTGCGGCCGCAGATTGTATGGGGGTGCAGGAGGTCAAGGCGCAGGCCGCGGATGTGGCCGGACGCTTCGAACGGGTGGGCGGCCTCGACGGCCACTTCCACTACGCCCAGAAGAAGGGCTACTCGGGCGTCGGTCTGTACACGCGCCACGAGCCGAGCGACGTCGTCGGCTTCGACGGCGGCGAGTTCGACGCCGAGGGCCGCTGGATCGAACTGCGCTTCGACAAGCCCGGGCGCAAGCTGTCGATCATCAGCTGCTATTTCCCCAGCGGCTCCAGCGGCGAGGAACGCCAGGCGGCGAAATACCGTTTCCTCGACCTGCTGCATCCGCACCTGATGGCGTTGAAGGCCGAACGCGAGTTCATCCTCGTCGGTGACGTCAACATCGCGCACAAGGAAATCGACCTGAAGAACTGGCGCGGCAACCAGAAGAACAGCGGTTTCCTGCCCGAGGAACGCGCCTGGATGACGCGGCTGCTGGACACCGGCGTCGTCGACGTCTTCCGCCGCCTGAACCCCAACCCCGAGCAGTACACCTGGTGGAGCAACCGCGGCCAGGCCTGGGCGAAGAACGTGGGCTGGCGTCTGGACTACCACCTGGCGACGCCGGCACTGGCCGAGACGGCACGGCGCGAGCAGATCTTCCTGGCGCAGCGCTTCTCCGATCATGCGCCGTTGACGATCGATTACGAATTCACGCTCTGA
- the gatA gene encoding Asp-tRNA(Asn)/Glu-tRNA(Gln) amidotransferase subunit GatA gives MSTAFDRLGVAETARALRAKQFSSVELVQALLARADAQRSLGAFLSLDAEGALAAARAADAALAAGDAPVLAGVPIAHKDIFVTKDQPSTAGSKMLAGYRSPFDATVVARLKAAGTVTLGKLNCDEFAMGSANENSAYGAVHNPWDTTRVPGGSSGGSAAAVAARLVAAATGTDTGGSIRQPSSFCGITGIKPTYGVCSRYGMIAFASSLDQAGPMARSAEDCALLLSAMSGFDERDATSAERPPQDYHAQMLAARDGASAARPLEGLRIGLPREFFPEALSADVAAAVRGALAELEKLGATLVDVSLPRTELSIPVYYIIAPAEASSNLSRFDGVKFGHRAAEYTDLLDMYKKTRAEGFGPEVKRRIMIGTYVLSHGYYDAYYLQAQKLRRMIADDFQAAFRDCDLIAGPVAPTVAWQLGEQGDPLQAYLADIFTLPASLAGLPGMSVPAGTGAHGMPVGLQLIGNYFDEGRLLHAAHALQQSTDFHTRAPAGI, from the coding sequence ATGAGCACCGCCTTCGACCGGCTGGGCGTCGCCGAAACCGCCCGCGCGCTGCGCGCCAAGCAGTTCTCCAGCGTCGAACTCGTGCAGGCGCTGCTGGCGCGCGCCGACGCGCAACGTTCGCTCGGCGCCTTCCTGTCGCTCGACGCCGAGGGCGCGCTGGCCGCCGCGCGTGCCGCCGACGCCGCGCTCGCCGCCGGCGACGCGCCGGTGCTGGCCGGCGTGCCGATCGCGCACAAGGACATCTTCGTCACGAAGGACCAGCCCAGCACCGCCGGCTCGAAGATGCTGGCCGGCTACCGCAGCCCCTTCGACGCCACCGTCGTCGCGCGGCTGAAGGCCGCCGGCACGGTGACGCTGGGCAAGCTCAACTGCGACGAGTTCGCGATGGGCTCGGCCAACGAGAACTCGGCCTACGGCGCGGTGCACAACCCCTGGGACACGACGCGCGTGCCCGGCGGCTCGTCGGGCGGCTCCGCCGCCGCGGTCGCCGCGCGCCTGGTGGCCGCGGCCACCGGCACCGACACCGGCGGCTCGATCCGCCAGCCGTCCAGCTTCTGCGGCATCACCGGCATCAAGCCGACCTATGGCGTGTGCTCGCGCTACGGCATGATCGCCTTCGCCTCCAGCCTGGACCAGGCCGGGCCGATGGCACGTTCGGCCGAAGACTGCGCGCTGCTGCTGTCGGCGATGAGCGGTTTCGACGAACGCGACGCGACCAGCGCCGAACGCCCGCCGCAGGACTACCACGCCCAGATGCTCGCCGCGCGCGACGGCGCCAGCGCCGCACGCCCGCTCGAGGGCCTGCGCATCGGCCTGCCACGCGAGTTCTTCCCCGAGGCCCTGTCGGCCGACGTCGCCGCCGCGGTGCGCGGCGCGCTCGCCGAGCTGGAGAAGCTGGGCGCGACGCTGGTCGACGTCAGCCTGCCGCGCACCGAGCTGTCGATCCCGGTCTACTACATCATCGCCCCGGCCGAAGCGAGCTCGAACCTGTCGCGCTTCGACGGCGTGAAGTTCGGCCACCGCGCAGCGGAGTACACCGACCTGCTCGACATGTACAAGAAGACGCGCGCCGAGGGCTTCGGTCCCGAGGTCAAGCGCCGCATCATGATCGGCACCTACGTGCTGAGCCACGGCTACTACGACGCCTACTACCTGCAGGCGCAGAAGCTGCGCCGCATGATCGCCGACGACTTCCAGGCCGCCTTCCGCGACTGCGACCTGATCGCCGGCCCGGTGGCGCCGACCGTCGCCTGGCAGCTCGGCGAACAGGGCGACCCGCTGCAGGCCTACCTGGCCGACATCTTCACGCTGCCGGCCAGCCTGGCCGGCCTGCCGGGCATGAGCGTGCCGGCCGGCACCGGCGCGCACGGCATGCCGGTCGGTCTGCAGCTGATCGGCAACTACTTCGACGAAGGCCGGCTGCTGCACGCCGCGCACGCGCTGCAGCAATCGACCGACTTCCACACCCGTGCCCCGGCCGGGATCTGA
- the gatB gene encoding Asp-tRNA(Asn)/Glu-tRNA(Gln) amidotransferase subunit GatB, whose translation MATFPLIRGYEVVIGFETHAQLSTESKIFSGASTRFGAEPNTQACPVDLALPGTLPVANRGAVERAIRFGLAVGAKVAPLSIFARKNYFYPDLPKGYQISQYEIPVVQGGSVSFLLDGEKRSVRLTRAHLEEDAGKSLHEDYHGQSGIDLNRAGTPLLEIVSEPDLRSSAEAVEYAKALHALVVWLGICDGNMQEGSFRCDANVSVRRPGEPFGTRREIKNLNSFRFLQQAIDFEVQWQIDRLEDGLAIEQATVLFNPDTGETRAMRSKEDAHDYRYFPDPDLPPLVIAPDWVERVRAAMPELPALMAERFQRDDGLPAYDAAMMTQSLAFARYYEAARDGCGQPKLVANWLMGEISKRLNSEGVAIDAAPVGPETLAKLIGRIADGTVSNNGARQVFDALWSGEAAEVDAVIEAKGLKQMNDSGALEKIVDEVIAANAKSVEEFRAGKDKAFNALVGQVMKASKGKANPAQASELLRRKLGG comes from the coding sequence ATGGCGACGTTCCCCCTCATCCGCGGCTACGAAGTCGTCATCGGCTTCGAGACCCATGCCCAGCTCTCCACCGAGAGCAAGATCTTCAGCGGCGCCTCGACGCGTTTCGGCGCCGAGCCCAACACCCAGGCCTGCCCGGTCGACCTGGCGCTGCCCGGCACGCTGCCGGTGGCCAACCGCGGCGCCGTCGAACGCGCGATCCGCTTCGGCCTGGCCGTCGGCGCCAAGGTCGCGCCGCTGTCGATCTTCGCGCGCAAGAACTACTTCTATCCCGACCTGCCCAAGGGCTACCAGATCAGCCAGTACGAGATCCCGGTGGTGCAGGGCGGCAGCGTCTCCTTCCTGCTCGACGGCGAGAAGCGTTCGGTGCGGCTGACCCGCGCCCACCTCGAGGAAGACGCGGGCAAGAGCCTGCACGAGGACTACCACGGCCAGTCGGGCATCGACCTGAACCGCGCCGGCACGCCGCTCCTGGAGATCGTCTCCGAGCCCGACCTGCGCAGCTCGGCCGAGGCGGTGGAGTACGCCAAGGCGCTGCACGCGCTCGTCGTCTGGCTGGGCATCTGCGACGGCAACATGCAGGAAGGCAGCTTCCGCTGCGACGCCAACGTCTCGGTGCGCCGCCCCGGCGAGCCTTTCGGCACGCGCCGCGAGATCAAGAACCTCAACAGCTTCCGCTTCCTGCAGCAGGCCATCGACTTCGAGGTCCAGTGGCAGATCGACCGGCTCGAAGACGGCCTCGCGATCGAGCAGGCGACGGTGCTGTTCAACCCCGACACCGGCGAGACGCGGGCGATGCGCAGCAAGGAAGACGCGCACGACTACCGCTACTTCCCCGACCCCGATCTGCCGCCGCTGGTCATCGCGCCCGACTGGGTGGAACGCGTGCGCGCCGCGATGCCCGAGCTGCCGGCGCTGATGGCCGAACGCTTCCAGCGCGACGACGGCCTGCCGGCCTACGACGCGGCGATGATGACCCAGAGCCTGGCCTTCGCGCGCTACTACGAGGCGGCGCGCGACGGCTGCGGCCAGCCCAAGCTGGTCGCCAACTGGCTGATGGGCGAGATCAGCAAGCGGCTGAACTCCGAAGGCGTGGCGATCGACGCCGCGCCGGTGGGCCCAGAGACGCTGGCCAAGCTGATCGGCCGCATCGCCGACGGCACGGTGTCCAACAACGGCGCGCGCCAGGTCTTCGACGCGCTGTGGAGCGGCGAGGCCGCCGAGGTCGACGCCGTCATCGAGGCCAAGGGCCTCAAGCAGATGAACGACAGCGGCGCGCTGGAGAAGATCGTCGACGAGGTGATTGCCGCCAACGCCAAGTCGGTCGAGGAGTTCCGCGCCGGCAAGGACAAGGCCTTCAACGCGCTGGTCGGCCAGGTCATGAAGGCCAGCAAGGGCAAGGCCAATCCGGCGCAGGCCAGCGAACTGCTGCGCCGCAAGCTCGGCGGCTGA
- the trxC gene encoding thioredoxin TrxC, whose translation MDHPLHLRCPHCEAMNRLPAARLGEAPNCGRCGQPLLDGRPVELGDADFDAAVGAHPLPVLVDFWAPWCGPCRAMAPAFEQAGRALAGRALLVKVNSDDNPQLAARFGIRSIPTLVRLERGEETDRHSGAIPAQSIQQFARAAG comes from the coding sequence ATGGACCATCCGCTGCACCTGCGTTGCCCGCATTGCGAGGCGATGAACCGTCTGCCCGCCGCCCGGCTGGGCGAAGCGCCCAACTGCGGCCGCTGCGGCCAGCCGCTTCTCGACGGCCGCCCGGTCGAACTGGGCGACGCCGACTTCGATGCCGCCGTCGGCGCCCACCCGCTGCCGGTGCTGGTGGACTTCTGGGCTCCGTGGTGCGGCCCGTGCCGCGCGATGGCGCCGGCCTTCGAGCAGGCCGGCCGTGCGCTGGCCGGGCGCGCGCTGCTGGTCAAGGTCAACAGCGACGACAACCCGCAGCTCGCGGCGCGCTTCGGCATCCGCAGCATCCCGACGCTGGTGCGGCTGGAACGCGGCGAGGAAACCGACCGCCACAGCGGCGCGATCCCGGCGCAATCGATCCAGCAGTTCGCGCGCGCGGCCGGCTGA
- a CDS encoding DUF4124 domain-containing protein has protein sequence MARRGRLVPGLCLLAACTAVAAEPSSGRGPDGIYTCVDDSGRKITSDRPIPECVAREQRLLNRDGSLRRVVPPTPTADERAEIEARERRAAEARAAQADAARRDRNLMVRYPNEDTHQRARESALETVRVAIRASEQRLKLLASERKPLLDEAEFYPGKPLPPKLRQAMDANDAATEAQRAAMANQEAELVRINKLYDAELERLRRLWAGARPGTLGPMPAETSSAPAR, from the coding sequence ATGGCGCGACGCGGGCGGCTCGTTCCCGGTCTCTGCCTGCTGGCGGCCTGCACGGCGGTGGCCGCCGAGCCGTCATCCGGGCGCGGGCCCGACGGCATCTACACCTGCGTCGACGACAGCGGCCGCAAGATCACCTCGGACCGGCCGATCCCGGAGTGCGTCGCGCGCGAGCAGCGCCTGCTCAACCGCGACGGCTCGCTGCGCCGCGTCGTGCCGCCGACGCCGACGGCCGACGAGCGTGCCGAGATCGAGGCCCGCGAGCGCCGTGCCGCCGAGGCGCGTGCGGCCCAGGCCGACGCCGCGCGGCGCGACCGCAACCTGATGGTGCGCTACCCGAACGAAGACACGCACCAGCGCGCGCGGGAGAGCGCGCTGGAGACGGTGCGCGTCGCGATCCGGGCCTCGGAGCAGCGTCTGAAGCTGCTCGCCTCGGAGCGCAAGCCGCTGCTCGACGAAGCCGAGTTCTACCCGGGCAAGCCGCTGCCGCCCAAGCTGCGCCAGGCCATGGACGCCAACGACGCGGCCACCGAGGCCCAGCGTGCGGCGATGGCCAACCAGGAAGCCGAGTTGGTGCGCATCAACAAGCTCTACGACGCCGAACTCGAGCGTCTGCGCCGGCTCTGGGCCGGCGCGCGGCCCGGCACGCTGGGGCCGATGCCGGCCGAGACCTCGTCGGCACCGGCGCGCTGA